The genomic segment ACCAGTAGCGCTGTCTTACTCAAAACACCCTCCTAGAATAAACAGTCACAAAATATGCATATTAATTCACAACTATACCTTTTTCAAAGGCACAAAAAAAGCCTTACTGGCAGATTTTGGGCAAATTGGGCGCATTCTAATGATCGAACCGTCTCTTGTCTACCGAAACACACATTTTTTGTTATATTTTTAGCACTTCAACATAAAAATTGAGATGTAATGGCAATAAACATCAATAAACCATGCTTAGAAAACGATTGCTAAAGCACATGATAGAATAAATCGATATTTGAATACAAAAAAGAAAAATACGGATGAAAAAATGAGACTTGAGGATAAAAAAATAGAGTTAATAATATAAAATATAATCAATTAGTGAAAAATAGGTCAAAACCAAATAAATACAATAATTACCAATTAACCAATTAACCAATTAACCAATTAACCAATTAACCAATTAACCAATTAACCAATTAACCAATTAACCAATTAACCAATTGAATATAAATGAATTTAAAAATAAAAATCGAGATCAATATGAAAATTTAAGTCAATTAATCTCGATATAAATATATAAAATTAATCGTTAAGCGATAAAACATCCCGCATACTATAAAGACCAGACTTATGTTGACTTAACCAGGCGGCAGCCCTGACAGCACCATTGGCAAAGGTCATCCGACTGGAGGCTTTATGCGTTATTTCAACTCGTTCGCCAATATCAGCAAACATCGCCGTGTGTTCTCCAACAATATCACCCGCTCTCAGGGTAGCAAATCCGATCGTTTCACGAGCACGTTCGCCGGTATGTCCTTCCCGGCCATACACTGCACAAGTTTTTAAGTCCCTGCCTAATGTCTCGGCAATGACTTCTCCCATTGCCAGGGCAGTACCCGAAGGCGCATCAACTTTATGGCGATGGTGCGCTTCAATGATTTCAATATCGGTATAATCACCCATTACCTTTGCTGCCTGCTCCAGTAATTTAAGCACCAGATTAACCCCAACGCTAAAATTAGCGGCAAATACGATCGGAATCTCTGCTGAAGCCTGTTGAATAGCCGCTTTACCTGCATCATCAAATCCGGTGGTACCAATAATCATTGCCTTATGGTGATGGCGACAAAAAGAGATATGCTCCAGAGTGCCTTCAGGGCGAGTGAAATCAATAAACACATCAAAATCTTTCGCTACTGCCTCCAGATTATCGCTAACCCGGATACCAATCTGACCAATGGCCGCCAGTTCACCGGCATCAACACCAACCAGTGAAGAGCCACGTCGTTCCAGTGCAGCCCCTAACGTTACGTTTTCTGCCTGATGAACAGCCTGAATAAGCTGACGCCCCATTCGTCCACCGGCACCGGCAATCGCAATCCTAACCTGCTTATTGGTCATAATGATCCTCTGAATTTTTATTCTGTAAGTAACTTAACTACCAGATTAACGTTCACCCTGAACGGTGACAAATAAATTTACTAATTATGCCGGACTAATTAAAAGCTAAGCTTATATTGATGAAATACAAAACGATGAAAATAAAAACGGGCTGAATATATCAGCCCGCAAATATTTTGCTCAAAAATAGCTATTCAGGTTTAATCCACCTGCTTAACTCTTAGCTCTTTTGGCACTTCAAATACAATACTCTCTTCACGCCCTTCCATTTCTACCGCAGGTTCGCCACCCAGAGAGCGCAAGCGAGTGATCACTGCCTGAACCAAAACGTCGGGAGCAGAAGCGCCAGCCGTTACACCAACAGAACTCAAATTCTTCAGCCACTCTTCCTGAATATCTTCTGCGGTATCAATCAGATAGGCGGGTTTACCAATTCGTTGCGCCAGTTCAGCTAAACGGTTTGAGTTAGACGAGTTTTTCGAACCAACCACCAATACCATATCTGACTGCAGCGCTAAATTGCGTACTGCCTCCTGACGATTGGTAGTGGCATAACAGATATCATCTTTACGCGGACCGATAATATCCGGGAAACGCTCACGCAGTGCATCAATCACATCGGAAGTATCATCAACAGATAGCGTAGTTTGCGTCATAAAACAGAGGTTCTTCTCATTTTTGACTTTTAACTGCCACACATCTTCCGGTGACTCCACCAGATACATGCCGCCTTCCTGATTGCTGTACTGCCCCATGGTGCCTTCCACTTCAGGATGCCCGGCATGACCAATCAGAATGGCTTCACGGCCTTTACGGCTGGCACGAGCCACTTCCATATGAACTTTAGTTACCAGCGGGCAAGTAGCGTCGAAAACCGTTAAATCGCGGGATTTAGCCTCCGCACGAACCGCCTGAGATACGCCATGTGCAGAAAAAATCAAAATCGCACCATCGGGAACTTCATTAAGCTGTTCAATAAATACCGCTCCGCGATCGCGCAGGCTGTCGACAACATAACGGTTATGCACCACTTCATGGCGTACATAAATTGGGGCGCCATAAATCTCCAGCGCACGTTCAACAATACTGATAGCCCGGTCGACTCCTGCACAGAAACCTCGCGGATTGGCTAACAATATCTGCATTTTTACTCTCCAAATATATATACGGTGTAGTCAGCAACCATGCTGGCTACACCGTTAATAAAACCGTTACATCACTGTGACTTGCATTACGCTGGCTTTTTCTCTTTTTTAGAGAAAATAAACCCTTCCAGTACCACCATCACTGCCCCGATGCATATCGCACAGTCAGCAACGTTGAAAGTTGGGTAGTGCCAGTCGCCAATGAAAAAATCAAAAAAGTCGACGACAAAACCATGGTACAGACGATCGAACAGATTGCCCAATGCCCCACCGATAATCAATGCGAAAGCAATGTTGCTCCACTTAGCCGTTGCCGCTGTACGATACATCATCACCATTAATACGATGGTAATCGTTATCGCTACCGCAGCCAACGCCCAACGCTGTCCCATAAAGGAGCTAAACGCAGCGCCATAATTTCTCGCATAGTAGAAATTAAAGAACGGTAACCAATCCACCGATTCGCCCAGGCGGAAATTCCTTACCACCCAAAACTTACTGGCCAGATCGACAATCAAAACGGCAACCGCCAGCCATAGCCAGCGGAGTCCGGTAGAACCAATAGATTTACTCATCAGGCGAACTTACGCTCTTCACCATTGCCAGCAACGTTAGTTACACAGCGACCACAAAGATCCGGATGTTCTGCATTTTGCCCCACATCCAGCGTATAGTGCCAGCAACGAGGACATTTAGTGCCCTGAGCTTTAGCCAGCCCAACTTTCAAACCTTTCATCATTTCGCTTTGCTGCGCGTCTGCGGTTGCCTGAGCAATAGGTTCAACTTTCGCACCCGAAGTCAGCAACACAAAACGCAGCTCATTTTTCAGCGCATTCAGCTTATCTGCCAGCTCTGAGTCGGCGAATAAAGTAACCGATGCTTCAAGGGAGCCACCTAACTGCTTATCGTTACGCGCCTGCTCCAGCACCTTATTCACTTCACCACGGACTTTCAGCAATTCTTCCCAATAGCTGTCATTCATACTTTCGCCATCGGCCAGACCGAATAATCCCTGATACCACTCACCGGTAAACACAAACTTCTCACGTTCCCCCGGCAGGTAGTTCCAGATTTCGTCAGCGGTAAATGACATAACCGGTGCCATCCAGCGTACCAATGCTTCGGCGATATGATACAGCGCAGTCTGGCAGCTACGACGCGCCAGGCTATC from the Limnobaculum zhutongyuii genome contains:
- the dapB gene encoding 4-hydroxy-tetrahydrodipicolinate reductase; this encodes MTNKQVRIAIAGAGGRMGRQLIQAVHQAENVTLGAALERRGSSLVGVDAGELAAIGQIGIRVSDNLEAVAKDFDVFIDFTRPEGTLEHISFCRHHHKAMIIGTTGFDDAGKAAIQQASAEIPIVFAANFSVGVNLVLKLLEQAAKVMGDYTDIEIIEAHHRHKVDAPSGTALAMGEVIAETLGRDLKTCAVYGREGHTGERARETIGFATLRAGDIVGEHTAMFADIGERVEITHKASSRMTFANGAVRAAAWLSQHKSGLYSMRDVLSLND
- the ispH gene encoding 4-hydroxy-3-methylbut-2-enyl diphosphate reductase, whose product is MQILLANPRGFCAGVDRAISIVERALEIYGAPIYVRHEVVHNRYVVDSLRDRGAVFIEQLNEVPDGAILIFSAHGVSQAVRAEAKSRDLTVFDATCPLVTKVHMEVARASRKGREAILIGHAGHPEVEGTMGQYSNQEGGMYLVESPEDVWQLKVKNEKNLCFMTQTTLSVDDTSDVIDALRERFPDIIGPRKDDICYATTNRQEAVRNLALQSDMVLVVGSKNSSNSNRLAELAQRIGKPAYLIDTAEDIQEEWLKNLSSVGVTAGASAPDVLVQAVITRLRSLGGEPAVEMEGREESIVFEVPKELRVKQVD
- the lspA gene encoding signal peptidase II — translated: MSKSIGSTGLRWLWLAVAVLIVDLASKFWVVRNFRLGESVDWLPFFNFYYARNYGAAFSSFMGQRWALAAVAITITIVLMVMMYRTAATAKWSNIAFALIIGGALGNLFDRLYHGFVVDFFDFFIGDWHYPTFNVADCAICIGAVMVVLEGFIFSKKEKKPA